The genomic window CCGAGGAAAACACACCCACCGCCACCATCGCCGCGAGCAGCCTCGTGTCCGTAAGGATCACCCAGAAGCCAGGAATCGCCAACCACACATAGCCCAACGCCCCGATAGCCATTCCCAGCGCAAGAGAGTCCGGCCCCGCTCCCGTCTGTGCCACTTTCGAGCCGAGCCACATGTATACCGCCCACGCCCCGCCAGCCGCGATGGCGAACCCGATACCGGCACCAACACCAGGCACACCGACGTCAACGCCCACCCACGAGATCATAAAAACTCCGCTGATCGCAAGCACGATCCCCGACCAAATGCGCCAGCCGCGCCCGGTCACGGCCGCCAAAATGACAGGCCCAAGAAATTCGAGCGCGACCGCCGTCCCCAGCGGGATCCGCGCAATGGCCTGGTAAAACAAGACGTTCATCGTGACGAGCACGAGCCCGTACACCGCAGCCATGCCGATCGCTCGCCTGCCACTGCGCACAAGATTCTTCGGGCGTCGCCACACCATCATGACGACGGCGGCCACCGCCATCCGCCCCCACGCCACCGCACCGACGGTCGCGGCAGCGAAAAGCGTGACGGCGATCGAGGCGCCGAGGTACTGAACGATGCCCGAAGCGATGAGGATCCCCGGCGCGGCGGAGCGCATCGAAGCCTCGGTGAAGTTCAAGCTACCCGTCAGATGCCGGCCAGTTTCGCGACCGCCCAACCAGCCGCCTGGCCTAGTCATAGCGATTCGCCGCCTCAGCACTTTGCGAACCCGCGGAACCCGTGGCGCGAATCTCAACGACGACGGCCGCGTGGTCCGATACAGGAAGTTGCACGACGTCGTCGCGGACAGCCTCAAAACCACGGCCAAGGACGTGATCGATTTGGATGACTGGCTCCCAACTGGGGCTCCCGTTGCCACGGTGGAGGATGGTGAAGGGTTTGTCGGCGTGGTCTTGAACGGCGAGCTCTTCTTCGACGTGGTTGATCCGCAGGTTGAGGTCGCCGATGAGGAGTGCCGGGACGCCGGGCACGAACTCGTCGAAGCCGCCTAGCGCGATGCGCAGTTGGCGGCAAGCCATCGGCCGGACGGTGGAAAGATGGGTGACACCCACTGCAATCGGCCCGGCGTCGGTATCGAGGAGTGCGTAGAGACAGGCGCGCTTGTCGGGCCACTTGAAGCGCCAGCCAGATCCGTGCTCGTCGCGGAAAAACGGTGTTTTCCGCCGCGGCAGGCGCAGGACTCGCGCCCGCCGAATGGGCAAGCCAGTGAGCAGCCCCATGCCGTATCGCCGTCTGGTCTGTGCAAAGATCGGGGTGAGCCCGGCGGCACCGGCGATCAAGTCGAGCTGGTCAACTCTGCCAGATCGCCATTTGCCGCGATCAACTTCCTGCAGCCCGACGACGTCGGCCCCCATAGCCGCGATCTGGCCAGCGAGGTATAGCGCTGAGTCCCGTCCGGCACCCCGAGTCTGCGCCTTCGCCGGTACCGGCTCGGCATATTGGATGTTGAACGTGAGTAGCCGCACGCTAGTCCGCGTCAGGTTCAAAGCGGAGTGCTACGGAGTTCATGCAGTAACGCAGGCCAGTCGGGGTCTGCGGCGCATCGGGAAAAACGTGCCCGAGGTGAGAGCCACAGTTGGCGCACTGAACTTCAGTGCGAACCATCCCCAAGGAACGATCCTCAACGTAGATCACCGCATCCTTCTCGTCCGGGTCGTAGAAGGAGGGCCAGCCGCAGTGAGAGTCAAACTTGGTGGCGGAGCGGAAGAGCTCGGCATCGCAGGCGCGGCAGTGGTACATGCCCGCGCGGTCCTCATGAAGGAGCTCGCCCGTGCCGGGGCGCTCCGTGCCCGCCAGGCGCAGCACGTTGAACTCCAAGGGAGTGAGCAGGTTGCGCCACTCTTCGTCAGTCTTATTGACGCGGAAAGTCATCGTTTCTCCTTAGCTTCGGGTTTGCCCTTGGCGGCGTCGTTTTGCTCGCTTTGGACGAGGGTCTCGGTGTCAGAATCCAGCTTACGCTGGCGCTCCTCATAGACAACATCCCCAGGGCCTGCGAACGCCTTAGCCCGCTCTTCCGCCTCCGGCGAACCGGTGAAAATTGCCGATTTCGTGGCGGTGGTGTGGGCCTCCACGCTGGGGGCGACGGCATCACCTAGCTCCGCTTCGCGGTCAGCTAACGAGACGCGCAGGAACTGAGCGACCTCCTTGGCGGAGATGATCTCCGTTTCATCGGTGTGTGTGACGTTTTCGCCGTCGTATACCGGCTCAAAGACGGGAGGTTGATCTTCCTCGCGTTCACGCACGAGAGCCAAAGTATCCTTATTGCGGGAACGAAGATCTCCCTTTTCATCCACGTAATGCCGTTCGTGCGGGATAGCCTGGGGTGCCTCCTCCTGGATCCAGCGAACCATCTCCTCGCGGAGGTGATTACGCAGGTCAGTGAGCGTGGGCGAGTTCTTCGCCGAAACCACACAGCGTAAATTGATCCGGTCCGTTGACGAGGCGTCGGCCACCTGCAGCACGCCCGTGCGCCCGTCCCACAAGTCGGTATTGCGCAGGATCTGTTCGAAGCGCATGCGCGCGGCCTCAATCGGCAGCGCCCAATCCACCGTTATCACTACATCGCCCGTCATCTCCGGCGCACGGCGCGTCCAGTTTTCAAAGGATTTGGTCGTCATAATCGTTGACGGCACGATAATGCGCCGCCCATCCCACACCGCGAGGACCACATAGGTGAGCGTGATCTCCTCGACCGTGGTGTAGTTGCCCTCGTACATCACGATGTCGCCCACACGGATCGAATCCGTGAAGGCCAGCTGCAGCCCAGCAAACACGTTCCCTAACGTGGTTTGCGCAGCTAGACCAGCAACCACCGAGATAATTCCCGCCGATGCGAAGATAGATGCTCCTGCCGCACGCGCCCCAGGGAAAGTCAGCAACACTCCGGCCATACCGAGAATCCACACGGTTGCCTTGACCACCCGGCGCAAAATCTGGGTCTGAGTCTTAATTCGCGCCGCACGCCCTTCGGATGCTTCTGCCACCCGCTCGTTAATCGCGCGCGTCGTGCCATCGACCAGGCCTGACAGTACCCAGGTGGCAGCCACGATGATGAGAATGATGAACGCATGCTCCACCCATGCCAGCCATTCCGGCGGGGCGGCCGCCATGACCTGGAGCCGGTAATGAAAACCCAGCCAGGCGCCAAGCACCGCAAATAGCACCTCCAGGCGCCTGCTGGAAGCACTGTAGATCGGATCGAGATATTTACTTCGGCGCACGATTACCCGCAAACCGGCGATGAAAACTAGGCCTGCGAGCAGGCCCAGCAGCAAGCCAACGCCAATCGTGGCGATCATCTTCACGGCGTCGAACGTCGCTTCAACGGCGGCATCGACCTTGTCACCGACGTTCGGATCGGTTGTGGCTGAGACTGGAAGCGCAAGGATCTTCATGTCACTAGGCTAGAACACGCCACCGACAAATTTTTGCGGCTTTCGCTCAGAACTCACCTCGAAAGGTGAGAGAAACAGATCACATCTAGGCCGAACCAGATCCCCCATTGCCGCGAGGTCACACCCCACACGCCCCTCATTCCCTACCAGTTACACACGGCAAAAATTAATAAAACGTTGCCATTGCTAGGAATAGTGGTACAGTGGTGCAGAACACGCCTGACGAAGTTGGCAAGATCGCGAAATCCGCATAAGCTTATCGACGTTCCCCGGTAACACCGGAGAAGAGCCCCTATCGTCTAGTGGCCTAGGACGCTGGCCTTTCACGCCGGTAGCACGGGTTCGAATCCCGTTGGGGGTACGGCTTCCCCAGAAGCTGGAAGAAATTCCAAATCTGGCCCTGTAGCGCAGTTGGTTAGCGCGCCGCCCTGTCACGGCGGAGGTCGCGGGTTCAAGTCCCGTCAGGGTCGCAGGAAATCGCCCGGAGTCCCGGGCTTTTTCTTAACTGGCTCTGTAGCTCAGTTGGTAGAGCGTTCGACTGAAAATCGAAAGGTCACCGGATCGACGCCGGTCGGAGCCACAGCTAAGACCCTCGCGAAAGCGAGGGTCTTCGTCAAACTCACGGATTTTCAGCCCTTCGGCGATCCACCCAACCTACATTAGCCCTTTCGCGATGCTTCGGCTCTACAATGGGGACGTTGTAGTTCGCCGTCGTGAGGGTCTAATGTTCAGTAAACCTTACAAGCCACGTCACGGTCGTTTTCCGGGGGCCGTCATCCCCACGGGACTCGATGCTACCGCCGTCGCGCCGGAGATTGACCTAGGCACAAGCGAACCCGCCGACGCCGACGCCGCCCATTCTTTCGCCGAATCTAAGCGCCGCTCCGCTAAGGCCTCTCTCATCATGAGCTTGGGCACTCTCACTTCCCGGCTCCTGGGCATGGTCCGCTCCCCGATGCTGATCGGCGCGGTCCTGGGCCTGAACTCCCTCGTCGGTAACTC from Trueperella pyogenes includes these protein-coding regions:
- a CDS encoding EamA family transporter, which codes for MTRPGGWLGGRETGRHLTGSLNFTEASMRSAAPGILIASGIVQYLGASIAVTLFAAATVGAVAWGRMAVAAVVMMVWRRPKNLVRSGRRAIGMAAVYGLVLVTMNVLFYQAIARIPLGTAVALEFLGPVILAAVTGRGWRIWSGIVLAISGVFMISWVGVDVGVPGVGAGIGFAIAAGGAWAVYMWLGSKVAQTGAGPDSLALGMAIGALGYVWLAIPGFWVILTDTRLLAAMVAVGVFSSVVPYVLEVMILTKIPAGTFALLNALYPATSLIVGMIILRQIPTMGELAGLVLITVAVMLVTWPRPRKGAAPRIRC
- a CDS encoding endonuclease/exonuclease/phosphatase family protein, producing the protein MRLLTFNIQYAEPVPAKAQTRGAGRDSALYLAGQIAAMGADVVGLQEVDRGKWRSGRVDQLDLIAGAAGLTPIFAQTRRRYGMGLLTGLPIRRARVLRLPRRKTPFFRDEHGSGWRFKWPDKRACLYALLDTDAGPIAVGVTHLSTVRPMACRQLRIALGGFDEFVPGVPALLIGDLNLRINHVEEELAVQDHADKPFTILHRGNGSPSWEPVIQIDHVLGRGFEAVRDDVVQLPVSDHAAVVVEIRATGSAGSQSAEAANRYD
- the msrB gene encoding peptide-methionine (R)-S-oxide reductase MsrB, with the translated sequence MTFRVNKTDEEWRNLLTPLEFNVLRLAGTERPGTGELLHEDRAGMYHCRACDAELFRSATKFDSHCGWPSFYDPDEKDAVIYVEDRSLGMVRTEVQCANCGSHLGHVFPDAPQTPTGLRYCMNSVALRFEPDAD
- a CDS encoding mechanosensitive ion channel family protein; this translates as MKILALPVSATTDPNVGDKVDAAVEATFDAVKMIATIGVGLLLGLLAGLVFIAGLRVIVRRSKYLDPIYSASSRRLEVLFAVLGAWLGFHYRLQVMAAAPPEWLAWVEHAFIILIIVAATWVLSGLVDGTTRAINERVAEASEGRAARIKTQTQILRRVVKATVWILGMAGVLLTFPGARAAGASIFASAGIISVVAGLAAQTTLGNVFAGLQLAFTDSIRVGDIVMYEGNYTTVEEITLTYVVLAVWDGRRIIVPSTIMTTKSFENWTRRAPEMTGDVVITVDWALPIEAARMRFEQILRNTDLWDGRTGVLQVADASSTDRINLRCVVSAKNSPTLTDLRNHLREEMVRWIQEEAPQAIPHERHYVDEKGDLRSRNKDTLALVREREEDQPPVFEPVYDGENVTHTDETEIISAKEVAQFLRVSLADREAELGDAVAPSVEAHTTATKSAIFTGSPEAEERAKAFAGPGDVVYEERQRKLDSDTETLVQSEQNDAAKGKPEAKEKR